ACTTCTGACcctgggcggtggggggggtcACCATCTATCTGCTGGACTGGGCTCCCTCAGGGCTTCGAGTCCGGTCGCCCCTTCTCCAGAATTGGGGTTCATATCTGGGCTCCTCCGCAAACCAGCTGGgggaccttgggtaagtcactaaCCTCCCTAAgtggcctcagtttgctcatctgccgaatgggaataataataaggGACGTTGCAGATTGAATGAGGTGGCGTCTGGCTCAGTAAGCACCCCATAACTGCTGTAATATCCATGCCCCTCCCCAGGCAGAGTGAAGGCCAGCGCAAGGTTTGTTGATCCAATGATTGAAGGACAAAGATACACAGTCTGTCTCAGAAGAAGCCTGCCTCCTCCTGCTCGGGGTGCGAGTGTCTGGAGTGCGAGGCGCTGAGTCAGAGAAGACCCAGCTACAGGGTGGGGGCTCTAGGATCATGTGGGCAGGCTCCTCAGGGGAACACCTCATGTCTAACACCCCTACCTGGGCTTCCCCCTCAAGCATCACCCAGCAGCTCTTTGACCCCAAGGAGGAGTCCGGGGGGTGGTCCCAGGAGCACAGGGCCTGAGGTGGGATGTGGGGACTCAGcatcccagccctccccaggcaGCCGCATCAGTCACAGCTACCCGGGCACCTGGCTGCCCCGCCTGGGGCTTCCTGggagtccaggtgagagatgagtCTTTAGGCTGCCAAGTGACAGGCCCACAGGAAGGTGGCCCCGGGATGTGTGGTCACTGGGGGCCTGATTCACGCCTTCTGGGAAGTGGCTTAACGGGATCCTGgagccccaggctgggccaggtctCCCACTGAGTCACAGGAGCCGTTACCAAGCCTCTGGGCAGCCCCTGGctagcccccacccacccaaggCCCCGGGGCCTCCCCAGCAGCCCACACCTGAGCTTCCCAGGCCCCAGGGTCTGAGAaccttccttccccacccagaCCCCCTCCCTTTCAAGCTTGGGGGCCTTTCTCTACTCTGCATCCCCCGTCAAGGTCAAGGCCCAGCCTAAACCTGAGGGCCCAGTTTCCCTAGCCTGCCCCTCCAGAGCCCGGATCCTGAGCCCTGAGTCCCTGGATGCAGGCCCGAGGTAGGGTCCCAGctagagcccccccccccacctatcCCCTTAATGGCTTActtcctccccaaagccccaccccctccctgtgaCCGACAGCCCGGGGTGGCAGGGACTGAGCCACTCACTCCGGGGACTGGTCCGACGACATTCCGCCTCCCAGGATAAAACCTAGGGCGGCTTGCAGGGAACCCAAACATTCCTGTCGGCAGCGGCCATGGTGGTTCTCACAACGCTCCCCACCCTGGGGGGGAGCTGCCTCTGGATCGTAACCTCCCTGCTGCTTCTGGCAGCTCCAGGTGAGTCCCGAGGGCCTGTTGccccctctgcccttccccccaCTGTCCACCCAGCCGTCTTGCCTCTTGGTCCTGCCCgaatccctcctctccctctcatcTGTTGTtttgtcctctctctcttcccctctctctctttcattattTGCTggttctgagccttagtttcctccatGGCTGTGAGGAGCACATGAAACACCCTGGCACAGGGCTTAGCGCCATCGGCGCTCAGTGCGCTCAGCTCTGCTTGTTATTTGCCCTCTGCATCCCCCTCCTGTCTCTTGGGTCTGCACGGTCCACTGCTGGGCGGCAGCATCCAGACCTCTGGCCTGGGAGCGGGGGTTCTCGCTCTCACCTTCAGTGAGATGCCCCAGGAGCTGGCCCCTCACCCCCAGGCAGGCCGGATGGAGCCCAGGCACAGTCTGGACAGGAAGCTGCAGGGAGGTCAAGGCCACAGCTCACAGCGAGGGCCTGAGGTTTCTGTCCACCCTGTCCAAGCTCCAGGAAATGCCCCGCCCGGGGTGGCCTGAAAGGCCCCGGGGACTGAGCCACTGGGCATCCGGGCTCCCCTCCACTGGACTgaccctttctttctcttgcccTTAGCCACCCTAGCTGCTGCCAGGACGGCTGGTGAGTCAGAGCTGCCCtcagggaatgggggagggaggaagcctgAAGGGCAGGgcagtgtctgtgtgtctgtctgtgggGGACAGGTCAGAAGTGGGCAGTGGGGCAAGAGAGGGTTTGAACTGGAGAGAAAGGGCAGGTGGAAAAGGAGGCCCAAAGAGTCGGGCCGTGGAGGAGAGAGGGCTGGAGGGGGGGAGCGGCCCGAGAAGGTAACAGGACTAGAGGACCGAGTGCCCAGCCAGAGGGGGGGGCAAAGGGTGGAAGGGCCTGGCAGGCCTAAGTGCTGGAGGTGGGgaagcagagctggaagggaGGAGGATTGTGCCAGGAGGGTTTGACACACCGGCCCCTCCTCCACCAGGCCCCCCAGCCTGTGGGAAGCCCCAGCAGCTGAACCGGATCGTGGGTGGTGAGGACAGCACTGATGCCGAGTGGCCCTGGGTCGTGAGCATCCGGAAGAACGGCACCCACCACTGCGCAGGCTCCCTGCTCACCAGCCACTGGGTGCTCACGGCCGCCCACTGCTTCAAGGGGTACGTACGCCAGCCGGTCCCCTCCACTCGAttccccaggccctgggctgcccacccagccccactTTCAGGTCTCAGTCCAGTCTGGGGTCCCTCAGGAGAGTCCCTGCTTCTGCCCAGAAGCCTCTTTTGCTGTCTAGGGGCCTTCATATGCAAGCTGTTCCCCAGAAACCCTTCCCAGACCCTTCCTGGCTACCCAGTGGTTCCCCTCTGCCTTCCAGCAATCTGAACAAGCCAGCCCAGTTCTCTGTGCTGCTGGGGGCCTGGCAGCTGGGGAACCCTGGCCCGAGGTCCCAGGAGGTGGGAATTGCCTGGGTGCAGCCCCACCCCAAGTACTCCTGGAAGGAAGGCGCCCGTGCTGACATCGCCTTGGTGCGCCTGGAGCACGCCATCCAGTTCTCTGAACGCGTCCTGCCCATCTGCCTGCCCGACTCCTCCGTCCATCTCTC
The genomic region above belongs to Hippopotamus amphibius kiboko isolate mHipAmp2 chromosome 9, mHipAmp2.hap2, whole genome shotgun sequence and contains:
- the PRSS22 gene encoding brain-specific serine protease 4, coding for MVVLTTLPTLGGSCLWIVTSLLLLAAPATLAAARTAGPPACGKPQQLNRIVGGEDSTDAEWPWVVSIRKNGTHHCAGSLLTSHWVLTAAHCFKGNLNKPAQFSVLLGAWQLGNPGPRSQEVGIAWVQPHPKYSWKEGARADIALVRLEHAIQFSERVLPICLPDSSVHLSPDTNCWIAGWGSIHDGVPLRHPQTLQKLKVPIIDSSVCSRLYWRGAGQGAITEDMLCAGYLEGERDACLGDSGGPLMCQVTGTWLLAGVISWGEGCAERNRPGVYISLAAHRSWVQRIVQGVQLRGHSQASRPARRGGRALRLRRPRRAAAGGGN